Within Drosophila gunungcola strain Sukarami chromosome 2L unlocalized genomic scaffold, Dgunungcola_SK_2 000008F, whole genome shotgun sequence, the genomic segment aaaattcggatttttaatttgttccatttacctttacaaaaatataaaaggtattttatgattttttacttgtttaaagacaattaaaataacactgcgaatcattaaaaaataaatcaaccaaagatcactaaacataaaatttaaatcaagtgTCCTACaagcccgctccccttaaaagcaaacgtcggtagggtatgcaggcaccaaccgctcgcaaaacatcgacacaagctgatttagttcgaagttttctcaaccactgaagagcagtcggtgttttaagTGGCACGACTGCGATATACCGTTTTTTTGTATCCAAatgcgttgtatgaaatgaccagtctatatgttgtatggttagtgataCAACAAACGAAGATAAATTGGTCAGTGCGGACAATTTAGAGTATGAATCACTGTTGAACTATGAAGTAGTCGaaagaaacaaagaaaatagagaaaagtctgtattatcccaattgtcagaaaAATTTCCtccacaattcaaattccaactcacaaatttatgtaaaaaatataatgaaatattcggattagaatccgaaccaattagcacaaataatttctacaaacaaaaactgagattgaaagatgatgaacccgtttacataaaaaactatagaagcccacatggtcaggtgaacgaaattcaaaagcaagtcggaaaattaatcaccgacgggatagtcgaaccttcagtatcggaatacaatagcccattattgcatgtccctaaaaaatcagctccaggttccgaagaaaaaaagtggcgattagtaattgactatcgtcagattaataaaaaattactgtccgataaatttccacaccctagaattgatgatattttagaccaactaggtcgagcaaaatacttttcatgtcttgatttaatgtcaggatttcatcaaatagaactttaaaaaagctcaagggacataacttccttttcaacgagcaatggctcgtatcgattcacacgattaccttttggcttaaaaatagcgccaaattcatttcagagaatgatgactattgcattctctggacttgaaccttcacaagcattcctttatatggatgacttaatagttataggttgctccgaaaaacatatgcttaaaaacttaacagacgtttttgagaaatgtaggaaatacaacctaaagttacatccacaaaaatgttcattctttatgcatgaggtgacttttctaggtcataggtgcacagataaaggaatacttccagatgacaagaaatatgacgtcatactgaattatccagtcccacacgatgcagacagcgtaagacgttttgtagcattctgcaattactacagaagattcataaaaaatttcgccgattattcacggcacataacacgattatgtaaaaagaatgttccttttgaatggacagctgaatgccaaaacgcattcaaatatttaaaaacaaaacttatggaacctactttgctacaatatccagattttagtaaagaattttgtataattactgatgcaagtaagcaagcatgtggagcggttttaactcaaaaccataacggactccaactccccattgcatatgcatcaagagctttcaccaagggagaaagtaataagtgtactaccgagcaggaactagctgcaatacattgggcaatattacattttcgaacatacatttatggcaaacatttcattatcaaaaccgatcacagaccgttaacatacttgttctcaatgacaaacccaagttccaaactgacacgtatgaggctacaattagaagaatacaaattcacagttgaatatttaaagggaaaagacaataacgaagctgatgcgttatcaagaatatccatcaaagaactacaaaatataaccggaaatattcataaagtcactacaagatatcaaagtagacagaaatcctgcgcaggagaaaaagaaatagacttgcctaggcaatctatagaaaaagcttcaaagcccaacgtttacggagtcataaacaatgacaaagtaagtaaagtagtgaccttgcacgtaaaaaatatgctatgtttatttaaacatggaaaaaaagttactgcaagatatgatgttagcgatttatataccaatggagttCTTGACTaaggtcagtttttccaaaggcttgagaagcaagccggtatacatcaaatcagccaactcaaagtggcaccgtgggaaaatatctttgaatacgtttcaatagataatttcaaggaaatgggcaataaaacattaaaatcattgagaatagcgctactcaacccggtgaccctaataaattctgaaaaagaaaaagaagcaattatgtctacataccatgaaccaattcaaggaggtcatactggcatttctaaaaccttggccaaggtcaaaagacattacttttggaaaggaatgactcgatatattacagagtacgtacgaaaatgtctaaaatgtcaaaaagcgaaaataatcacgcatacgaagaccccattaaccattacggaaacaccacaaacagctttcgacagggtaatcgtggacacgatcggtccactacctaagtctgaacaagggaatgaatacgccgttactttaatctgcgatttaacaaaataccttgtagcaataccaattcaaaataaaagtgcaaaaacaatagcaaaagctatattcgaagattttattctgaagtacggtccaatgaagacgttcattacggacatgggaacggaatataaaaattcaataattgaagatttatgtaaaaatttaaatatcaaaaaaataaattctactgcacaccatcaccagactgtcggaacagtggagcgaagccacagaacacttaacgagttcatacgctcatacatctcagttggtaaaacagattgggatgtatggctacaatactttgtatactgctttaacacaacaccctctatggcacatagttattgtccatacgaactagtttttgggaaaactccaaacttatcaaaacatttcaatagcatagatagaatagaaccattatataatatagaagattatgctaaggaatctaaatttagattagaacaggcatataaaagagccagaataatgctagaaactaataaacaaaaacaaaaagatagatacgacaaaaatagcttagactttgaattaaaaataggagaccaggttttattaaaaaatgaaactggccataagctagactttaaatattcaggaccatatatagtTGTTCAGGCCACGAAGGAGCACCCGGTGTTCCCGGCGTTCCGCTCTCCCCATCTGCTCTCCGCTCTCACCCAGCTTCCCTTTTCCCCACCACAAAGTCTCCATTAAGTCTCCACTGCGCTCTCAACAGCATTAGAATAAGTTGGAATAGTGAGTTCGATTTTCATAGTGAATAGAAGTGGTTGCGCCCACACCCCTACCGAACACCGAAACACCTACGACTCGTCATTCAACTACAGGACCTGTGCACCTTCCAGGACCCTCCAGAGGACTCGGCCATCCCCCTCTACGTTCATTTTTGGTCCGTCAGCCggatatttttcttttggacCCCGCTTCGGTGGCTCGATCCTCTTCAACATACAACAGCAAGATAAgtacgaaataaattattaattgccgGTCTCCAGTAAGTGTTTCGAATATACAATTTCGTCTTACTTTTTGGATGATATTCATGTCAAATCAAATTCCGATTTCAATCCGACATTACGGCAATCAAtaacttcaaatttgtgtGGGGCCATCTTAATCGTTCCCCCCTTTGTGCATATTAATGTACAAAAATTCTAAGTCCAGTTGGCCGTGCATCATTCATACATCAACCTGCAATTTTCCAAAGAATTCCTACgaataattttacaaactcctaaattaaaaaaaagtgttaattttttgcgCGTGCCACagtgaaaaaatataacaattttcaattaaagtgtTCCGGCAATATTGGCCCCCAttcgtttttgttctttttcacTGTGTAGAGCCTCCGCTCACAAAGTTACATTTTACTTTCACATTTACATACATTCTACAGTCCACTTatctccaaaacaaaaaaatcacaattacAAACAATACACATACCCGCCGGCAAGAAATATTAACTATGTTTCACCTCTCCtggtaaaaaattacatgcaaccatacatttacatttttcccgTCGgcgctgcaaataaaatacaaaattgtccAATCGCATTTTTTACTTACATATTACTCTCTGATCTACTTACATTTTAGTCTCTGAgcgaaaatacatatttgcagAGGCTTCagacttacatattttttctctgaGCGAGCACACATACTTACAGAAGCttcatacttacatatttttctctgagcgagtgtacatatttacagaggcttcatacttacatattttactCTGAGCGAAAATACACATTTACAGTGCAGCCTCTTACATATGGTTATTTGaccaaaatacatatatgaatATTTGATTTCAGCTATTCTTGGGCGGAGGTGCAGAAAGAAACAGGTGGCTTATgcacaaaatcaatatttgttttttttctcgtctggttagttgaaaaattccaattccaattccaacattccggAAAAGCCCGAGTCCATAAAAAACTCCGAGATACTATATTCATGGGCGGAGGTGCAAAAAGAAACAGGAGGCTTatgcacaaaaatcaatatttgtttttttctcgtctgggtaattgaaaaaattcCAATGCCAATTCCAACATATCGGAAAAGTCAGAGTccataaaaactcaaaaataaaatttttcaagTAGCATGCCCTATTCCAATCgttccacacacctacaattccgcatatttgtttttttcttgtctggttaattgaaaatttccaattccaacattccggAAAAGCCATAATCCATAAAAACTTCGCAATACTATTTTTTCAACTCgttccacacacctacaattCTGTCTTTTTCACATCCAAACTGACACAACtaaaataccatttttcaAGTAGCGTGTCCTATTCCAATCGTTCCACACACCTAAAATTCcgcatatttgatttttttctcgtctggttaattgaaaaattcaaattccaattccaacattccggaaaagtccgagtcaaaaaaaaaaaaaaaaaaaactaaaaaataacattttcaaGTAGCGTGATCCATTCAAATCgttccacacacctacaattCCGCATTTTTTTCATCCAAACTGACACAAACATAGTGTGGCGAGATCCACTGCTATTCGCGAGCGTTTTTTGGTCTTAGTATGCCCGGTGGAGACGATAAGAAAAAGGTATCTGCTTCCCCCTTGAGCAAAACCAAGTCCACGCTCTCGCCGCTGGCAACCAAAAGCTCCAAGAGCCCACCAAGCATCGTGGTGAAGCCGGCTACGCCAAAAACTCCAAGTTCATTAAGTCCAAACGCCAAACCCGCTACTTCCAGTTCAAGGGTGACTCGatccatacaaaaaatggctTCAACTGCTTACGAGTTAGCTTTAAATAAGTTCATTGCGGTCTCAGATCGTCTAAGCGATCTCGAAAGCAGAACCAACACTCCTGGGAACGAAACTCCAAGCGTTTCCATGCTCCAAATCCGTCGGGAGCAAGTCCGAGTGTTATGGGACGAGGTGGAGAAAGAGTTCGACGTATGCTCAGAGTGCATTACGGCAGCAGGCGAGGATGCAGCTTCCACATTGCCCATTCTCAAGTCAAAGTATAACTACTGTTATACAGTGTATGAGAGATACGCCGCTCAGCTCACAGATATAATCCAACAGGGCACAGCTCCGccagctcaagctcaagcccCTGCCCAGAACTATATCTCCTCTGGCTGTCGGCTGCCTCCGTGCGACACAGAGGTTTTCTCAGGCGATTACCTACGCTGGCCCACATTCCGGGACCTTTTTACagcgatatatataaataatccaAGGCTCACGCCTGTGGAAAAGCTGTTCCACTTAAACGTTAAAACGAGCGGTGACGCGCATGCCATAATCGCAAATTCCCCTCTCACCAACGATGGCTTTCGCTCAGCTTGGGATAACCTAACTGAGCGGTTCGACAACAAGCGATTGCTAGTAAATAGCCAGCTTAAAATCCTCTTCAACCTCCAGTCGATTTCGCAAGAATCTGGGGCAGCTCTAAAGGAACTGCAAACTACGATTCAAGGCTGTCTGAACGCCTTGGAACTGTCCGGAATCCTGATTACAGATTGGGACTGCACTCTTGTCTATATGTGTTCGTCAAAGCTCCCCAAGCTTACACTTTCCTTATGGGAGCAGTCCTTGCACGATAAAGCCGCAATTCCAAAATGGGTTGACCTGAACACCTTTCTCACTGAGCGCCATCGAACCCTCGAGGCCATAGATGACGTGCGACCTTCTGGGTCAAGTCATTCGCAGTCCAAAGCAACGAACGCTAGCGGGTCGTTAAGCAGAATAAATTCTTATGAGACTAAGATAGTTCCGAAACCGAGACGTTGCGATCTGTGCTCAAGGGAAAGCCACCCTATACGCACTTGTCCACGTTTCCTCCAAATGACAGTAGACGAGCGGGCCGCCTATATCCGAAACAAGCAATTGTGCTTGAACTGCTTTGCGCGAGGGCACCAGCTTCGGGACTGCACAAGCACCCACAGCTGCTTCACCTGCCGCAGTCGCCACCATACGCTGCTGCACCGAAGCAACCCGTTTGCCAGCCCTCCAAGTCGGCCTGATGTTCCCAGCAACTTCGACAGAAGGCTCAGCCGCTTCCGATGACCAGTCGGGAGTGCAAGTCTGTTTTGCGTCAGGTGCAAGATCGGTTCTGCTGGGGACAgccatcataaatatttgccacctGGGTTCGAGTTTCCAAGCTCGTGCCCTTATCGACTCAGGATCCGAAGCAACATTTGTGACAGAGCGTCTGTTCAATCTTTTCAAATTACCCTTCCAAGTCGTCCAAGCCCAAGTCTCAGGCTTAAATCAGACAGTGTCCGCCCAGTCCAAGAAGCTCTGTCATTTTACAATCAGATCTCCAAGTAGGCCCGCTCTGCAGTTAGAGACGTCAGCCTATGTCCTTCCTCAACTGGCAGGAAATCTGCCTTCCTACCCAATTCCGCAAGACTTTCTTCGAAATCTTCCCGATTTACCATTGGCGGATCCGAAGTTTTATGAGAGCGCACAGATAGATGTTCTGATAGGAGCCGACATTCTGCCTTCGGTTCTCCTAAATGGGGCAAAAACCAACATCTGTGGCTCCCTCCTTGGACAAGAAACAATTTTCGGGTGGGTGCTCACTGGGCCAGTATCCGCTTCCACCCAGAGTCAGATTGCAACCTTCTCTACGCGAATTTCCCAAGCGTACGACAATAGCTTAGATAAAATCCTCACCAAGTTCTGGGAGGTGGAGGATCTACAAATAAAGTTGGTAAAGGAATCCGATTCCGTCTGCGAAGATAATTTTCTCCGAACGACCACGAGAGATGCGAACGGCAGATACGTCGTAACCCTACCTTTTCGCGACCCGGAACATCCAGGGTCGGGGTTAGGGTACTCCAGGTCGTTTGCGTTATCTCAATTTTTGAGAAACGAGCAACGCTTAAAAAGAGACATTCCGCTAAAGATACGATACGACTCAGTGATTCAAGAATATCTGGATCTGAACCATATGAGAGAGGTCTTTCCTACCCACGATTTCGCCAGCTACTACCTTCCACATCATGCCGTACTTAAGCCTGAGAGCACTACTACAAAGCTGCGCGTAGTATTCAACGCATCCAGTCCTTCTGCGAATGGGGCCAGTTTAAATGATATCCTTCATGCTGGCCCAGTCTTACAGTCCGACCTTACCATTCAAATCCTAAAGTGGCGGTACTTTCAATACGTGTTTAGCGCCGATATTGAAAAGATGTATCGGCAGATCTGGGTAGATCCGAAGCACACGCCTTTCCAGCGGATATTGTTCCGTAATCCCGATGGGGACATCCCAGAGTTCGAGTTGAAAACGGTCACCTTTGGAGTCAATTGCGCTCCGTACCTGGCCATTCGCGTGTTTCAACAACTGGCAACTGACGTACAACACAGCCATCCTAAAGCGAGTGATGTGTTGTACCGACTCTAAAGAAGACGCTCTGCTCTCGATTCAAGAGCTACAAAGTGCCCTCAACTCCGCTGGGTTTCCATTGAGAAAATGGACGTCCAATCATAAGGATATTTTTGCTCACATTCCGAGTGACCATCTCCTGCGCTCCGATTTTCTGGAGATCGATGCCGAAAGCACAGCAAAAACGCTCGGTGTCCGTTGGAAAGCCACATCTGatgaatatttctttgttcCGCCCGAATTATCCGATGAATCGTCCCTTACAAAACGCCAGGTTCTGTCAcaaattgccaaattgtttGACCCTGCAGGGTGGCTCGCGCCCTTCGTAGTGCGTGCGAAAATCTTCATGCAGGAGATTTGGCTGCAGGACCTGGGGTGGGACGACGAACTTCCAAGTGATCTTTGTCTGAGATGGCAGAGCTTTCTACAAAGCTTTTCTGCCTTAAATCGAATCCGCATTCCAAGGTGGGTCTCCTTCCGACCAGAATTCAGAGTCGAGCATCATGGTTTTTGTGACGCGTCTCAAACGGCATACGGTGCTGCGATCTATGTACGAGTGGAAGTGGGGCATACGACTATGGTGCACCTTCTCACTGCAAAGACGCGAGTTGCGCCGGTAAAAACGGTATCGCTTCCCAGATTAGAGCTTTGCGGGGCCTTGTTACTGGCTGAAATGGCAGCAAGTGTTCTTCCGAGTATGCCAATACTCACATCCGAACTCTTCTGCTGGACAGACTCCACCATTGTGCTCGCATGGTTAAACAAGCCAGCTTGCCAGTGGACTACTTTTGTTGCCAATAGGGTGACCAAGATTACCCAGTCTACAAAGACCGAGAAGTGGTCGTATGTTCAATCCGAACACAATCCCGCAGCCCTGGCCAGTAGAGGGGTAGCACTTCAGGAATTGGTCGACAATCCTCTTTGGTGGCATGGTCCCGCATGGTTGCAAAAGCCACGCAGCCAATGGCCAAGTCAGGGCGACAATTCCCCAGCGACCGAGCTAGAGAAACGTCCCCTTAAGTCCCACGTCGCAACTATTCCGTCTGAAGATTTCCTTGACCGTTTTTCCAAGTTCGACAAAGCACTGCGGGTTCTCGCTTATGTCAATCGTTTCATCCATCgatgcaaaaaacaagcaacacCCTCTGATAAGCACCTGCTAGCGGCGGAAATTTCCGCCGCGGAACGACTACTTATTCTGACTACTCAGCGCAAAGACTTCTCCCATGATTATCACTGCTTAAGTGAAAAGCGCTCTGTGCCTTCTTCAAGTTCTATCCTGAGCATGAACCCGTTCATAGATCAACATGGTCTGATAAGAGCGTGCGGTCGCGTGACGGCCTCCGACAGCCTTCAATATGATGAACGGCATCCAGTTATCCTTCCATATAGCTGCCCACTTTCTCGCCTACTTGTCCAGTTCACTCATCGCATAACCCTCCATGGCGGCAACCAGTTAATGGTACGCCTCATTCGGTCAAGATACTGGATACCAAAACTAAAGAACTTAGTAAAGGCAATAGTAAACTCCTGCAAGGTATGCGTGATCTACAAGAAAAGGCTACAAACACAGTTGATGGGCACTTTGCCGAAAAACCGTGCGTCGTTCTCCCGACCATTTACGTACACGGGAATGGACTTCGCCGGCccattcgaaattaaaaattataccgGAAGAGCGTGTCTCATAACAAAAGGATATGTGTTAGTGTTCGTTTGTTTATCCACCAAGGCCATCCACTTAGAGCCTACCTCTGATCTCACGACCGAGAAGTTTCTCGCCGCTTTCGCTCGCTTCGTTTCCCGGAGAGGGTGTCCTCGACAAGTCCAGTCTGAAAAACCTTCGTTGGCGCTGCCGCCTTGCTTTCTCGCGACTTCCTTCAGGCTGTAAAAGAGTCTGTGACAGATGCCTATGGTCATCAGCAGCTCACCTGGCAATTTATACCTCCGGGAGCCCCTCACATGGGAGGCCTATGGGAAGCTGGTgttaagctttaaaacactGTTCTATAAGTCCACAGCCACTCGAAAATATACTTTCGAAGAGCTTTCGACGCTTCTGGCAAAAATTGAAGCTTGGCTAAATTCCAGGCCACTCTCCCCTATGTCCGAAGACCCTTCCGATCTCTTGGCCCTGACACCAGGTCATTTTCTTGTTGGAGGACCTCTCCTGTCTACCTTGGAACCAGAAGTCAAAGGGGACACCAGGTCTATGATCAACCGCTGGCAGCATCTAAAGGCTCTCCATCAGCAGTTTCGTATGCGATGGAAGGAAGAATACCTTAAAGAACTTCACAAGCGCAATAAGTGGCAGGCCCCCGCGAAGAATCTTCACGTCGGCGACATGGTTGTCATAAAGGACGAGAATTTGCCTTCCAACCAGTGGGGGCTCGGCAGAATTGACTCTGTCTTCCCAGGAGCCGATGGCAATGTCCGTGTAGTGGACATCCGCACGGCACGCGGGGTTGTCAAACGTCCAATCACCAAAGTCGTACTTCTGCCTGTGGAGCCTTCAAAACTTCCACAATAAATTGGCCCACATTTTTTTAGTCCTAAGTTGTTATCCACAATTCCTAATATGATTTCCCTTTATTCACCTTCATTCATCCATGATCTAGATCAGAAAAATGGCTCCCCGAACACGCACCGAAGAACCCCTGGACGGCAGACGTACTCGAGGTATTAAATCCTACCGTTGCCGAGTCTGGAAGGGAGTCCATCCTCTACGGAAGTGTAGCAGGTTTCTGAAGCTGAGCGCTGAGAAGCGGCTTCGTGCAGTCTTGGTAAACAAGTAATTGCTCGAACTGTCTTGCCCACGACCACTCGAAAGCTGACTGTCGCAgtggaaaatgcaagaagTGCCAACGGAACCACCACACGCTGCTGCATATGCATGAGCGGTCTAATTCTGGGCAGCGTTCGCGCCGGCAAAATCCGCCAAATCGCCCGACGCCTACGTCAAGGCAGCGCTCAGCCTCCCCTACACCAGCTCCGTCGCTTTCATCGCTGCTACAACGTCACAGCGTCAACGTCCTTCCGACTGCTTCGGTGATGGTGAAAACCGGAAGCAAGACTTTCGAGACCGCAGCTTTAATCGACCCTTGCACACCAGTGAGCTGCATCGACGCTTCACGACAAGGTGTGCAACGCGACGATACAGTCCAAATGCGGGACGACCAAGATGGAGGTGGTGTTCAAAGTCGAGCCCAAGGTGGGCATTCGCACACCGACTCGGACACTCAACGACGCCGTCCGTACCAAATTTAAGGGCATACAGCTCGCGGATGAGCGGTTCTATCTTCCCGCCACAATTTCTGTCATTCTTGGGGCGGACGTGTACCCCAAGGTGATCCAGTCGGGGTTCCTGATGGTCGACGAAGGACTGCATGTCGCCCAGAAGACGGTTTTTGGGTGGATCATTTCCGGCGCCTGCCACCAACCTTAGAAGCCATCTTCTTTTGCAACGCTAGCGATTGCAAGGGGGGCGGAAGGAGCACCCGGTATTCCCGGCTTTCCGCTCTCCCCGTCTGCTCTCCGCTCTCACCCAGCTTCCCTTTTCCCCACCACGAAGACTCCATGAAGTCTCCACTGCGCTCTCAACAGCATTAGAATAAGTTAGAATAGTGAGTTCCATTTTCATAGTgaataaaagtggttgcgcCCACACCCCTACCGAACACCGAAACACCTACGACTCGTCATTCAACTACAGGACCTGTGCACCTTCCAGGACCCTCCAGAGGACTCGGCCATCCCCCTCTAAGTTCAatagtaaagaagatagaatccaa encodes:
- the LOC128253438 gene encoding LOW QUALITY PROTEIN: uncharacterized protein LOC128253438 (The sequence of the model RefSeq protein was modified relative to this genomic sequence to represent the inferred CDS: inserted 3 bases in 2 codons); protein product: MPGGDDKKKVSASPLSKTKSTLSPLATKSSKSPPSIVVKPATPKTPSSLSPNAKPATSSSRVTRSIQKMASTAYELALNKFIAVSDRLSDLESRTNTPGNETPSVSMLQIRREQVRVLWDEVEKEFDVCSECITAAGEDAASTLPILKSKYNYCYTVYERYAAQLTDIIQQGTAPPAQAQAPAQNYISSGCRLPPCDTEVFSGDYLRWPTFRDLFTAIYINNPRLTPVEKLFHLNVKTSGDAHAIIANSPLTNDGFRSAWDNLTERFDNKRLLVNSQLKILFNLQSISQESGAALKELQTTIQGCLNALELSGILITDWDCTLVYMCSSKLPKLTLSLWEQSLHDKAAIPKWVDLNTFLTERHRTLEAIDDGTSFGTAQAPTAASPAAVATIRCCTEATRLPALQVGLMFPATSTEGSAASDDQSGVQVCFASGARSVLLGTAIINICHLGSSFQARALIDSGSEATFVTERLFNLFKLPFQVVQAQVSGLNQTVSAQSKKLCHFTIRSPSRPALQLETSAYVLPQLAGNLPSYPIPQDFLRNLPDLPLADPKFYESAQIDVLIGADILPSVLLNGAKTNICGSLLGQETIFGWVLTGPVSASTQSQIATFSTRISQAYDNSLDKILTKFWEVEDLQIKLVKESDSVCEDNFLRTTTRDANGRYVVTLPFRDPEHPGSGLGYSRSFALSQFLRNEQRLKRDIPLKIRYDSVIQEYLDLNHMREVFPTHDFASYYLPHHAVLKPESTTTKLRVVFNASSPSANGASLNDILHAGPVLQSDLTIQILKWRYFQYVFSADIEKMYRQIWVDPKHTPFQRILFRNPDGDIPEFELKTVTFGVNCAPYLAIRVFQQLATDVQHSHPKASDVLXTDSKEDALLSIQELQSALNSAGFPLRKWTSNHKDIFAHIPSDHLLRSDFLEIDAESTAKTLGVRWKATSDEYFFVPPELSDESSLTKRQVLSQIAKLFDPAGWLAPFVVRAKIFMQEIWLQDLGWDDELPSDLCLRWQSFLQSFSALNRIRIPRWVSFRPEFRVEHHGFCDASQTAYGAAIYVRVEVGHTTMVHLLTAKTRVAPVKTVSLPRLELCGALLLAEMAASVLPSMPILTSELFCWTDSTIVLAWLNKPACQWTTFVANRVTKITQSTKTEKWSYVQSEHNPAALASRGVALQELVDNPLWWHGPAWLQKPRSQWPSQGDNSPATELEKRPLKSHVATIPSEDFLDRFSKFDKALRVLAYVNRFIHRCKKQATPSDKHLLAAEISAAERLLILTTQRKDFSHDYHCLSEKRSVPSSSSILSMNPFIDQHGLIRACGRVTASDSLQYDERHPVILPYSCPLSRLLVQFTHRITLHGGNQLMVRLIRSRYWIPKLKNLVKAIVNSCKVCVIYKKRLQTQLMGTLPKNRASFSRPFTYTGMDFAGPFEIKNYTGRACLITKGYVLVFVCLSTKAIHLEPTSDLTTEKFLAAFARFVSRRGCPRQVQSXKTFVGAAALLSRDFLQAVKESVTDAYGHQQLTWQFIPPGAPHMGGLWEAGVKL